In the uncultured Methanolobus sp. genome, one interval contains:
- a CDS encoding cysteine desulfurase family protein, whose protein sequence is LNTAKNLEKHGWDVDYISVDPEGILDLEELKAKIRDDTIIVSIQHANQEIGTVQDIVAIAKICRENDVLFHTDATHSYMRVPIDVTKIPVDMISMSAHTIHGPRGVGALYIRKDTPLEKWMDGGFQESNRRAGLENIPGAVGFAKAVELVKDKETEFLTSLRDYTIKRVFEEIPHVTLNGSKNQRTPHNANITFHYVEGESMTLHLDMRGFAVSTGSACFSRSLEASHVILGIGGDHERAHGSIRFTFGRYNSMNDVDAVVDAIKEIVKQLREISPLYNKEA, encoded by the coding sequence TACTAAATACTGCAAAGAATCTTGAAAAGCATGGATGGGATGTAGATTACATCAGTGTCGATCCGGAAGGCATACTTGACCTTGAAGAACTTAAAGCTAAGATTCGTGACGATACCATCATTGTTTCAATTCAACATGCCAACCAGGAGATCGGCACAGTTCAGGACATTGTTGCAATTGCAAAGATATGCAGAGAAAATGATGTACTCTTCCATACTGACGCCACACACAGTTACATGAGAGTCCCAATAGATGTAACAAAAATACCGGTTGACATGATATCTATGTCCGCCCACACAATTCACGGACCAAGAGGAGTTGGAGCATTATATATACGCAAGGACACTCCACTTGAAAAATGGATGGATGGAGGATTCCAGGAGTCAAACCGGCGTGCTGGTCTTGAAAATATCCCCGGAGCCGTAGGGTTTGCAAAAGCTGTTGAGCTTGTTAAGGATAAGGAAACTGAGTTTCTGACATCACTAAGAGATTACACAATAAAGAGAGTGTTCGAAGAGATTCCGCATGTAACACTTAACGGAAGCAAGAATCAGAGAACTCCACATAATGCAAACATAACCTTCCATTACGTAGAGGGTGAATCCATGACCCTGCACCTTGATATGAGAGGATTTGCAGTAAGCACCGGTTCTGCATGTTTCAGCCGTTCACTGGAAGCCAGCCATGTAATACTCGGTATTGGCGGTGACCATGAAAGAGCACACGGTTCCATCAGATTCACATTCGGACGCTATAACAGCATGAACGATGTGGATGCAGTGGTAGATGCGATCAAAGAAATAGTAAAGCAACTCAGGGAAATAAGTCCCCTGTACAATAAAGAGGCATGA
- a CDS encoding iron-sulfur cluster assembly scaffold protein, translating into MKFPYTEKVLEHFKNPRNVGKLENPDGKGLEGSPACGDMVAVYLQVNPDTQVIEDIKFESYGCASNIATASIITELAKGKTIEEAKKISWQEATEELGGLPPVKAHCSVLAVEGLRAAIRDYEEKHGLVSEQEPTTVDVIRSRLKHVMNPMAGLDIIRTELVTKMEVNDGVVRVLIDLPSNHQFAANIKEEVTEKLESLWDVEEVNVVFTE; encoded by the coding sequence ATGAAATTCCCATACACAGAAAAGGTGCTTGAACATTTTAAGAATCCACGTAATGTAGGTAAACTGGAGAATCCCGATGGAAAAGGACTGGAAGGCAGCCCTGCATGTGGTGATATGGTTGCTGTCTACCTCCAGGTGAACCCTGATACACAGGTGATTGAGGACATTAAATTCGAGTCATACGGATGTGCTTCTAATATCGCAACAGCTTCCATAATTACTGAACTTGCTAAAGGCAAGACAATCGAGGAAGCTAAGAAGATAAGCTGGCAGGAAGCCACTGAAGAACTTGGAGGACTTCCACCTGTAAAAGCACACTGTTCAGTACTGGCGGTAGAAGGACTTCGTGCAGCCATAAGGGATTATGAGGAAAAGCACGGCCTTGTAAGCGAACAGGAGCCAACCACTGTGGATGTGATCAGAAGCAGGTTGAAGCATGTGATGAATCCAATGGCCGGACTTGATATTATCAGAACTGAACTGGTCACTAAAATGGAGGTCAATGACGGTGTTGTAAGGGTACTTATAGACCTGCCATCCAATCACCAGTTTGCAGCAAATATCAAAGAAGAGGTCACCGAGAAGCTTGAATCTCTCTGGGATGTCGAAGAAGTGAATGTTGTCTTTACTGAATAA
- a CDS encoding hydrolase has translation MEEECCPRFDPAPWDAKLLEWNDKKFIKDKVLTLFYMPINFGGVMRKLDRKVRDAGAGIVDNLCLSDHTSKWNMDVYLAVNKHIPSANNITISGKFLSKVYEGPFKDTKKWCDDFEAYAKEQGYEIKKWFMWYTTCPKCAKKYGKNYVVIIADVE, from the coding sequence ATGGAAGAAGAATGTTGTCCAAGATTCGATCCCGCACCATGGGATGCTAAGTTACTTGAGTGGAATGACAAGAAATTCATAAAAGATAAGGTATTGACTCTTTTTTATATGCCGATTAATTTTGGCGGAGTAATGAGAAAACTTGACAGGAAAGTCAGGGATGCAGGAGCAGGCATCGTTGATAATCTCTGCCTTTCGGATCACACATCAAAATGGAACATGGATGTGTATCTGGCAGTTAATAAACATATTCCAAGTGCCAATAATATAACAATAAGCGGCAAATTCCTGAGCAAGGTATATGAAGGTCCATTCAAGGACACTAAAAAATGGTGTGATGATTTTGAAGCCTACGCAAAGGAACAGGGTTATGAAATTAAGAAATGGTTCATGTGGTATACTACCTGTCCGAAATGTGCTAAAAAGTATGGGAAAAATTATGTTGTGATTATAGCAGATGTTGAGTAA
- a CDS encoding ribonuclease III domain-containing protein, which translates to MRVNPDLSVNESDIEEFQAIIGFKFRDKSYLVQALLHGSLFSGDKEKLSDFRKANGLENKDYEKLEYLGDSVLGLIIAEHAFHDNDINEYAKSKGLTIEGVATKIRTVLVSNESLKPVAKKIKLSRFVLSEEHVNINGKLSDIIEALIGAIYIDGGFDSVHNKDGSTGNYSVTKEFVYRFFDIENALEKIAASNPKGIIQEMFHQNGLGNPIYKVIEEEGPDHNKQFTVGLYLSDKLLAIGSGNSKRNAEKAAADLHLKHLQDDSSEKSQDME; encoded by the coding sequence GTGAGAGTAAATCCTGACCTGAGTGTTAATGAGTCAGATATTGAAGAGTTCCAGGCCATCATTGGTTTTAAATTCAGGGACAAAAGCTACCTCGTCCAGGCGCTCCTGCATGGCTCGCTTTTCAGTGGAGATAAAGAAAAACTGAGTGATTTCAGGAAAGCTAACGGACTTGAGAATAAGGACTATGAGAAACTTGAATACCTGGGAGATTCGGTGCTTGGCCTTATAATTGCAGAACATGCATTTCATGACAATGACATAAATGAATATGCAAAGTCAAAGGGACTAACCATAGAAGGAGTTGCCACTAAAATCAGGACTGTGCTGGTGTCTAATGAAAGTCTCAAACCGGTGGCAAAAAAGATCAAACTTTCCCGTTTCGTTCTTTCCGAGGAACATGTGAATATCAATGGAAAATTATCCGATATCATTGAAGCACTTATTGGTGCTATTTACATTGATGGAGGCTTTGACAGTGTACATAATAAGGATGGGAGCACAGGTAACTATTCTGTTACAAAAGAATTTGTTTATCGGTTCTTTGACATTGAAAATGCTCTTGAAAAAATAGCTGCTTCAAATCCAAAAGGAATTATACAGGAAATGTTTCACCAGAATGGACTGGGAAACCCAATCTACAAAGTGATTGAAGAAGAAGGACCTGACCACAACAAACAATTTACTGTTGGGCTTTACCTGAGTGATAAATTGCTTGCGATAGGTTCCGGAAACAGTAAAAGAAATGCTGAGAAAGCAGCAGCAGATCTGCATTTGAAACATTTGCAGGACGACTCATCCGAAAAATCACAAGATATGGAGTGA
- a CDS encoding carbonate dehydratase — protein sequence MLYPNPQNQHPKISETAWISENAVIVGDVTIGENVYVAHNVIIRADEPGSSIVIGNNCNVQDAVIIHGLGGSKVDVKDNTSLAHGCIVHGPCTIGKGCFVGFGAVVFDCKIGENVVILHNSTVRAVNIPSCKVVDDGQVITKQKLVEELDDICLNLEKFKTSVVDANLELVEGYCRLTQGADCE from the coding sequence ATGCTTTATCCAAATCCCCAGAACCAGCATCCTAAGATAAGTGAAACAGCGTGGATATCTGAAAATGCAGTAATTGTAGGTGATGTTACAATAGGAGAGAATGTTTATGTGGCCCACAATGTCATAATCAGGGCCGATGAACCCGGATCATCTATTGTTATCGGGAACAATTGTAATGTCCAGGATGCCGTCATTATACACGGGCTTGGAGGTTCAAAAGTCGATGTCAAAGATAACACTTCGCTTGCACATGGCTGTATCGTACATGGACCCTGTACAATAGGAAAAGGATGTTTTGTTGGATTTGGAGCCGTTGTTTTTGACTGCAAAATAGGAGAGAATGTGGTCATTCTGCATAATTCTACTGTCAGGGCCGTGAATATACCATCGTGCAAGGTAGTAGATGACGGACAGGTTATTACCAAGCAAAAACTGGTGGAAGAACTTGATGATATCTGCCTTAATCTTGAAAAATTTAAGACATCTGTCGTTGATGCAAATCTTGAACTGGTGGAAGGATACTGCAGGCTGACACAAGGCGCTGATTGTGAGTAA
- a CDS encoding dihydrofolate reductase family protein has product MTKCLFSNDPVSVTENLIIGTGGYIWIVGGSSIISPILNKGLINEMRIAIQPIILGKGIPLFSNIEKNIRLDLSSSQEYKSGIVELVYCLHKK; this is encoded by the coding sequence ATGACAAAGTGTTTATTTTCAAATGACCCGGTAAGCGTCACAGAGAATCTGATTATTGGAACCGGTGGGTACATATGGATTGTCGGCGGTTCTTCTATAATATCTCCTATTCTTAATAAAGGACTTATCAATGAAATGAGGATTGCAATACAACCAATTATTCTTGGGAAAGGAATACCTCTCTTCAGTAACATTGAGAAAAACATCAGGCTTGACCTAAGTTCATCACAGGAATATAAATCAGGTATCGTGGAACTGGTCTACTGCCTACATAAAAAGTAA
- a CDS encoding dihydrofolate reductase family protein: MRDVILLITCSLDGYIADEDGNVDWLLGEDEYDFDSFLAKTDILLMGHKTYKQVLDFGKWPYEEKECYVFTTQDPYPENEKINDKVFIFK; the protein is encoded by the coding sequence ATGCGTGATGTAATATTGCTAATAACATGTAGCCTTGATGGCTATATTGCGGATGAAGATGGTAATGTTGACTGGCTGCTGGGTGAAGATGAATATGATTTTGATAGCTTCCTTGCCAAAACAGATATCCTGCTCATGGGACATAAAACCTACAAACAGGTGCTTGATTTTGGGAAGTGGCCGTATGAAGAAAAAGAATGCTATGTTTTCACAACCCAGGATCCTTATCCTGAAAATGAAAAGATTAATGACAAAGTGTTTATTTTCAAATGA